The genomic stretch aaccttaggtccatatgagttcatacccaatagttatgcttacccgattgaGCGTAACGCACTTATgttaagctcgttttgactttgtgtCAACACTACTGATTacgtatacctcccatcaagacttgatctaatggttctaaaccATTTTTAcctcatcaatgagaccttaatcatacctcaattatatttggtaaatctactaatactcaattttacactgaaatactagtaatcgacattgtactatttttcaccgcTTAACATATTTTGCCTTCTATGTCTCACTTTTCTCACTTTATTTCATGCCTTCTCCATATTTTTCATCCTTCCTATATcctgagcacatcaaacacccataaaataCAACCCAAacgccacaaggttaataatgttgaacatacacataggcatcatatacacaactttgatacttatacatgaaaacacttataagaatatgcatatgctcaaattatacatactgaatgatatgtaatgcaatgcaatcatgtgattattgactatattatattaaaataatatgggTGCTACAAAATGTCTCTTTGGTGTATGAGTTTTATGCAAATTGACCTGAGCAAgaaaaaaatacatgttttgtGAGGGGGAAGAGGGTACCGGTTAGTGTTGGGACATTTAACAATTTTTACGAGCTTCAGTCTTACCCGGATGAGCAAGATATTTGTAATGCATTCTTACGCACTTAAATTAATTATGAGGAGATGGAAAAGTTCATTGGTTGTCCTGAGGCTAGGGTTACTTATACTCATGATGAGCCCAAACACATGTATAGATATCAGCTTAACCGATTAGCTCGTGCGTTCCTATATTTTGTGAGTGCTTGGTTGATCctttcttcacatttttctgATATTTCCACGGACCGATTGCTTATGGTTTATGCAATCATGGAAGGGATGAAAATTGATTTGGTAAACATATTAGAAATAGTATTGGGTTTATTTATTGGCTCACAAAAACTGGTGGATTGGGGCATGGTTCTTTTATCACGGACCTGTGTGAAACTTATGGGGTTTCGGTGCATCAGACTGATGTTAAGGGACAGGTGCAAGGTATTATTACTAGGGGTGTTATTTATGGTTATTTTGAACCCATAGCATCTTCTGACCAAGAGCAACAAAGAACACGCATCGTCGACATGTGGAGACTGCTCAACCAGAGGATGCTTGCACTGCAGAGGAAAATGCAGATGTTTCTATGGATGAGGATCCATCATTGGCAATTGGTGGACCGATTAATCCTTATTCCCTATACACACATGATCTGCTGAACTATATTATTCAGCAGAACAATCACATGCATCAGTATTGGAGTACAAGGAATGTATATGAGCATACTCATGTTGATCAACATAATGCGTTGATTACTCATTGGAATATAAATGAATCTCCACAACCTTACTTTTAGTATCCTTCGGAGTTTCATCCTTATCAACAGCAGCCGCCTCCTCCACCATATTGATGTCGTGGTTTggtaagttttcttttctttttatatgtTTAACATATTGGAGGAaatttgttatttaagtttgggggagggattacttggttttgttttgttttagttgTTTATAATTATGAAGCAAGTTGTTTTGAAGCCAATGATACTTATAACCATGTGATGTGAGTGATGTTTCTAGAACTATGTGGATCTGTGTGCTTGGTGAAATTAATTTAGTGAATATCTTTTATCTGAGTTTTAATTACCATGAAAGCCTTGATTAATAAATTTCTTACAATCCtttaatatatgcatgttaagtggGTTTGTATAGTTGTAGATCGAGATTTGAAGAATGTTATAGAACTTGCATAGTTTGTTGATTGAGCTGAAATTggaatgatgcatgtttaggaagaGGATTTAAGTAATTCTTTGGAACAATGAATTATGAAAGCATATGAAATACTTGGTTTTGATGGAATGATTTGGAAGATTTGACATGTATATGGTATTGTGATTGTGTGTTATTTATTGGTTAAGGTTAATTGGTGTAGGAAAGATTGAAGTTGATTATTGAATTGATTTTACTGAAATTCTGGATGAAAAGTAGTTGAAAATTCTGAGCTTGTATTGCATGGTTTCATGAGGTGGAGGTTTGCTAGGTTATAATTTGATTCATGTTTTTTGTTAGTTGTTTTAGAAAGTGTCAATAGTTTTACTCGAGGATAAGTAAaagataagtttgggggagattgatagagtagtttttatagtgttttagataattgttttagggaatttttgAGCTTATTTAGTTATATTTGTGAAGTATAACGCTTTTGTTGCCTTTGTTTATTAATATTTCGGGATTTATGGAAGAATTCATGAAAAGACCGTGTTTGGCCCTGAAAAGAAGCAAATTGGCGAAAATCGGACATTTGAACCGCGGCGCTATGATGAAACAGAAAGTTGAAGATTCTGGGCAAACGAGGGTCGCCTTGCTACCTTTGAGAGCCACGGCTCATTGATTAGAGACTTTGAGCTGTGGCACACCAGAATTAGAGCCACAACGCTTGTTGAGTTAGAAACGAGACGGACTTCGGTTCCTAGACACAGGCCGCGGCGCTTCATTAGAGGGTCGCAGCGCCTGAGGTAGTCAATGTGTAGATTAGGGCATTTTAAGCAGGGGAAAAAGTGAAATTTCACGTTCAAAGCACAAACTACTATTTAAGCAACATTATGAAAATTTCATAAAGGGGGACGCTAAGGAGAGACTCAAGGAACACTCTGTAGAGGCAAAAGCGTGGAGATCAACTAGTTCtattattctttttcttcttcttcttttactttctcttgtagtgatgtttatatttagtttgatggatttgattatgtttggcatgaactaattttcttatttagggtgttaatggattctcttgaaaCCTTGTGATTATCTAATGCAGtttttatgaatttcctatcaatattgtgaattgtttgacttgtgtttaatgcttgatcaccatttatatgattttaacctgagaTTTGAGAAGTGAATGATAAATATGctataatcaaataatcatagatttatattggacgagagtacccgtataatttgtgtagcttagggattatGTTTTTAATGCCTGCATTATGTTAGTTTACCACAGAGATATAGGAAATTGCTTATTGTAAAGAATTATAAGTCCtagtaaaaatataatttacaattgtaatCTGCTATCACAATAAAAATAGGAATTTTTAAATTCACATTAGACAGGCATAGATGGATAGTTGATAAAATTAATAACCCTAATTCTTATTCCattgaattaatatatttattgtttaGTTATCTATTGTTCTAATCAATTGTTTGTTTCTTTTAGTTTAGTAAATTCTCTATTAATTATTTGTCAAatcaattagaaataaagattAATTCTTGGTAGTTAGTAACAGcctttgtgggaacgatactctacttactattttattactaATTACAATTACATATACTTGCGTAGTTAAAAATTCTTACAAcaaaaaccaagaattttcgttatctaacacattttttttatatagaagacaTTATTTCTCATGTTATGTTTTTGTTAAGAATGAAGTATTGTATTTTATAatctattattatatataatttaacttATATTActtataaattatatatacttAGTATTATTAGCTTGTTAAAATCATAATACCTATCCCTAAATAATATATATCTCTCTAAATTATACTATATATATTATGATGCACGTGCTACCAACTAGtatacaaaaaaaaacaaaaaagtacaATAGTAAACATGACTAAGAATATTGTTGTCGCGGTGTATCACTATTGACTTGCAGCGGATTGGATTGTTGAGCAAAGCTCATGCCAAATCCATGGCAAACATGGGGAATACCCCAAATATGAGAGACTCTCAAAATTCTATTTCAAAATATTAATTCTAAAGTCTTCTTACATTCTTTCCACTAGGCTTATATAGCCATtacaataaaactaataaaatgacaaaataataaaaaggcaaaatataacaaactaaactTCTAGAATATTCTAAATACATATATACTACATCATTCACCCTCTATGAAAGAACTCGACCTCGAGTTCAAATTGAAACACACAAAAGGTTGCATAAGGATTCTATTGAAGCAAACAACATCATTGTTGAACTTGTGAGAGTGGTAAACCCCAACTGAAAAGTCTCTTCAAATCTCATTCCAAAGCCACAATGGTATCAAAGAGATAGCCAAACTAAATGATAAAGAATTCCAAGCTATCCACCATTGTGGTCGCCTTGCCATTCTAGTCTTGAAGCCCCTAAAATCAATACCAAGATTATCAACCAATTGGTCAATCACAAACTTTGGCTTCACCACTAATTTGTCAAAAATTAATTTCTCTGTTGGATCTTCAATTTTGATGATATCAACATCTGCCATAAGATCATCTTGAGCAGTCTTGCTTTCATCACCATTCTTTTCTTCCAAATCAACACCAAAAGAATTATTAACTTCCTCAAAATGAAACCATTCTTCTAAAAATACCATCATATTAGCTAAAGTGGTGGGTCTATCTTTTGGCAAAGTGGGCCTGGACTTTGAATGAGGTAGTGGTGGCATTTGATTTATGGAATTGGCTCTGAAATATGGCAGGGCAATAGGAATTGGCCTGGTTGCTACGTGGTCTTGTTTGGGGAGGAAATTACACAGAATATggaaattttttataaaatttgaataatatggcagtttttttttgaaaagttttttatggcatattttttttatttacatttttatgggagtttttttcccatatatttgGAAAACTTTATTTGTAgaccatattttttttaaaaaaaaacttttcgtTTGGCCACTTGTTCGAAAAGCAAATAGTTGCGAGTTTGATTCCAGTTCCTGTCAATCTTTTCtatttgcaaaaaaaaatattgagatcCCCAGATCCCATATTCCCAATATCTGTCATACCCAGATCGAAAATCACCATTTAAACCAAAAACTTCGACTGACCCACTAATTTTCTCAGGACGGAATCCATTTTCAAAACCTTCGTCTAATTATCATGGTGGAGACCTTAGCTGCAGGGCGATTCCACCACCAGAGGTTGGACTTCCGGCGATGGATTCCGGGATTCGTGTCGTCCCATAGGACCATCTTCACGGCACTCTGGGTCTTGGTTTTTTTGTCTCTTTTCGTTTGGCAGAGGAATTTAATAGATGGGTTTTCGATCTTCGGCCGACCCGTGACGAAACCCATGCCTAAGcttcgacctgtggccttcaatTTGACGGATTTTGGGGCTGTGGGTGATGGGGTTACTGTGAACACGAATGCCTTTGAGAGGGTCATATTGGCTATTTCTAAGTTGGGCAAGAAAGGAGGAGGCCAGCTCAATGTGCCTCCAGGTCGGTGGCTTACAGCGCCGTTTAATCTAACTAGTCATATGACTCTCTTCCTTGCCGAAGATGCTGAAATACTTGGAATTCAGGTGGGTTCTAACTTCTAAACGTCACCTGAgtgaaaattacaacaaaaaatttgaatacACGGTTACCAGCACAATATTGAAACAAACTATTACATATTGAATAAAAAATGAGGACATATTTGAAaaaaggatttttttttaattaaaataagggAACAAAATAAGGGCAATGAGATATACATGTTACATTTTTTTGacaggggtaaccagttaccaccttcttctactactactacttctcagattattttttattttctgagttttttttttttaggtttggctcagtaactagttatcaatcagttattttaataggggtaaccggttactttcttcttcttctttttcttctttactGGATGTATTCTGAtctgttttttttcttccaaatctgttagtaaccagttacaattcactcGAGTACTTGCCATGACAGTTAAAATTGATAGTAGTAACCGGTTACTGCCACATTactaaaaaatctaaattgataattgtaactggttacaacgaggtttgaaaaaaaaatcaaatctaaaaaaaataactaattgctatggtacctggttacttagtaaGGTGTGAAagcaaaatcaaatctaaattaatcgctactgtaactggttacacctaggtctaaaaaaaatctgatatgaataaaatgattcaggcgtcatggtacctggttacttaaacagatttggaaaaaaaaaaacccagaaaaatcaaaagttttgtttgcttgtttttttatttcttgtacttgtattctgaataaattttgtaaacatattgatacattttttgagcaaacgttctagttctatttctttaaataattaataaacacataaatatttatgttagaacCTTATTTGATGAATGTTTGGCTGCTAAACCTATTGATCTAAACATCACAGAGAAGAACCTTTTGACAACTTTTGCCATTTTCAACCAAAAAAACTAATCAGCTAACCTAagctttcatatgttaaaagtaccCTAAAATATTCAACTAAATAGCTTCTTAAACTACCCTAGTCTACACTAAATAATAGCAGTCAACTTTTCTTAAGTACAtttcttaaatcaaatcaaatatgaagtcaagtacctggttacttaaacagatttagaagaaaaaaaaaacaagaaaaatcaaatatgaagtcaagtacctggttacttaaacagatttagaaaaaaaaaacccagaaaaatcaaatatgaagttcaaaatcagatgtgaaaaagaagaaaactagatttgaagaaagaaaaaaaagaataagaaagaccaaataagaagaagacgaagaagaagaaagaaagaagacgaagaaaaagaagaaagaaagaaagaagaagaagaagaagaaaatcagtTCTTCGTCGTCGTCGTCGGAGGCAGCAGCGGAGGTAGGATCGCCGGAAGAAATCTGAGATGGCCATTGAATtagagaagagaaagaaagaaatgagaaagagagagagatcgtgaggagagaagagaaaataagagaattaagtctatggtaatttatttactatattttaaacttttttttccaaaacttatcatatttgtacaattattttttttcccataaatttataaactatatatatttttccaaTATTTATGTAAAATTCTCTTGTTTTGGGACAATAAAGAGATGGGCTTGACTTAGATCAACACAATTTTGGCCCAGTTCAATTTTTGAACCCAGTTCGTCAATGTCATTTGCACGAAGAGATGCAAAGGTTCGTGAAGCTTCTATTGCTTCTGCCCGTTGGAAAGTATGACCAGCTATGCCGCCTCCTCCTGTACTTCCACGATCATCCATGCCTCCATGCTTTTCAGGGACGATGTATCCGGAACATGAGAAAAATGTGACGAAGGAATCGTGGCCTATCAGCTGAGGCATTGTCCTGAATTTTTCGGCTTGTAGTTCTGTTTCGACGCATCGCCTATCTCTGCTGTCTTCCGGCGACAACGTTCTGTCGAGGTTGGTGGAGGTCGTGCGAGTCTCGTTGCTGGATCGTCGATGTGGTGGGTGGATGATTGGGTCGCTTTCTTTTCCCAAGTAGAAGCTTTGGTCCACTGAGTTCTCATAGGATCCTTGAATATTTGGAATGTGGGTATGCAATCGTGTATGATGATAATGGTTTGTGAGtagattatttttttaatctagTATTTGATTTGATGAGGGAGGAAATATGTACTCAATGGATGGATTATTTGGAACGGTGTGCACCTTGGGGAGCTTAGATTCATGAACATTATATGGCAAGGGAGATGAATCATGAGACTCAAAGTTTGTATGGATTTGTTTGCGGGGATGGTGGTTTGATGGAGGGTTATGGGTATAGGAAATTTAATGGCTACGGGTGTGGGGAAATTTGGAATTGGGTGATAGTTTTATGGGTTTTATGTAGTGGGTgtatgatgaagaagaagattgTGGTAGAGAAGGGTCACGGTGTTACGGTGTTGTGGTGGTGTTTGGTTACTGTATTGCAATGGTGGTGGGTTGTGGTGGTACCGAGAATAAgatgaatatgaagatgaaaaggGAGGTGAAAGTGATGATGAACAGTACCTGTAAGATAAAGGTGGGGAAGCCGATTGTTGGTGGGCACTCCACCGTCGAAATCGCCATTCTCCGCTTGAATCTCTAACTCTCTCGGATCGACATTGAGCTAAATCTCTTCTTCGCATCCGTTCAAGTTTTTGATCCGCCCAAAAGGCTTCCGCTTCATCGAAACGACTCCAAACACCATCCATGGCTATCGTACCTCTTGGGGAAGAACCGAGAAGAACCGAGGCTCTAAATACCAAATAATGTAGCGGATTGGATTGTTGAGCAAATCTCATACCAAATCCATGGCAAACATGGGAATACTCCAAAAATGAGAGGCTCTCAAAATTCTatttcaaaatattaattttaaagttTTCTTACATTCTTTCCACTAATCTTATATAGCCATtacaataaaactaataaaatgacaaaataataaaaaaaaagcaaaatataacaaactaaatttctagaatatatatatataggcatcTGGTTTTGGAGGTCATTTTTGTGCCAACTTTGTCATTTTCCTCCATCTTAGCAGCAAACTGGAGATGACTTGAGTGCTAATGTAAAACGATGGCCAAGGACTAATAACTAACACAACCCCAAACGACGAAGGTTTTGCCTTTCTTAAGTCTACTAATTAAAGATATTCGGTATAGTTTATTCCATTAATAAACCtattttataaaaagaaataataTACACTTGggcatgaaaaaaaaaaatctatctgcTTTAtttgaataacaaaaaaaattatatatctaCTAAAATAATCTCTCTATGGCTTCCAATTTTGATTATTCTCGTACTTCTTTTCCCACAACTCTA from Humulus lupulus chromosome 5, drHumLupu1.1, whole genome shotgun sequence encodes the following:
- the LOC133779026 gene encoding uncharacterized protein LOC133779026, which translates into the protein MVETLAAGRFHHQRLDFRRWIPGFVSSHRTIFTALWVLVFLSLFVWQRNLIDGFSIFGRPVTKPMPKLRPVAFNLTDFGAVGDGVTVNTNAFERVILAISKLGKKGGGQLNVPPGRWLTAPFNLTSHMTLFLAEDAEILGIQWVYDEEEDCGREGSRCYGVVVVFGYCIAMVVGCGGTENKMNMKMKREVKVMMNSTCKIKVGKPIVGGHSTVEIAILRLNL